One Salvia splendens isolate huo1 chromosome 12, SspV2, whole genome shotgun sequence genomic window carries:
- the LOC121758001 gene encoding clathrin coat assembly protein AP180-like: MDYLKAETYDRMQHLSVQSKLKEITQLSVFSYSHKQQSSFFSLSLSLESTMPSKLKKAIAAVKDRTSISLAKVSSKDSSSLEVAVLKATSHDDVPVDEKYVYEVLRLVSSSKIHAEACAQAIGKRIGRTRNWIVALKSLMLVLRIFQDGDPYFPREVLHAMKRGAKILNLSSFRDESNSSPWDFTSFVRAFALYLDERLECYLTGNLQRRKALEGSEGASSVFQRSRSKIITATEPIQDMKPTMLLDKLSYWQRLLDRAIVMRPTGSAKANRLVHVAIYAVLKESFDLYRDISEGLTHILDSFFHMQYQNCVIAFQTCIKAVKQSDEVSAFFNLCKSSGIGRISEYPTVQTISEELIESLQEFLKDQSSLVSKPAATSQIAAPTPVAVKQAAALAPVRTRSVAQKSHRAQSEFSVATDDVSDEGSEAESLGAPSLEELIEASGTWKSRGISIDLEAYSTFKPEDAFGVSDTGSSRSLPVSVSADLMSLDDWSVEDNDEDDDLEPRRREKLGTLLSKNWETVLAETMPTRSTPMPHIDIDANTFSAFPETLNVDGGGEEDLFLFEVAEAAPVDQNFNPFVENSTELAAAPTFTAENPNVGSVENDPFASWADFSDQGAGGGGDQQNLKEQQELWLQNQNKILEKNCS, translated from the coding sequence ATGGATTACCTCAAGGCCGAAACATATGACAGGATGCAACACTTGTCCGTACAATCGAAACTCAAGGAAATAACACAACTTTCTGTCTTCTCATATTCACATAAACAACAatcttctttcttctctctctctctctctcttgaatCCACAATGCCAAGCAAGCTCAAGAAGGCCATTGCTGCCGTGAAAGACCGAACAAGCATCAGCCTCGCCAAGGTCTCGAGCAAGGACTCCTCCAGTCTCGAGGTAGCCGTGCTGAAGGCCACGAGCCATGATGATGTCCCCGTCGACGAAAAATACGTCTATGAGGTCCTCCGGCTCGTGTCCTCCAGCAAGATCCACGCGGAGGCCTGCGCACAGGCCATCGGAAAGCGCATTGGCCGCACGCGCAACTGGATCGTCGCCCTGAAGTCCCTGATGCTCGTCCTCAGGATCTTCCAGGACGGCGACCCCTACTTCCCGCGTGAGGTCCTCCACGCGATGAAGCGTGGGGCCAAGATCCTCAACCTCTCGAGCTTCCGCGACGAGTCCAACTCGAGCCCGTGGGACTTCACCTCCTTCGTCCGCGCCTTCGCCCTCTACCTCGACGAGCGCCTCGAGTGCTACCTCACGGGGAACCTCCAGCGCCGCAAGGCGCTGGAGGGGTCCGAAGGCGCCTCCTCTGTCTTCCAGCGGAGCCGGAGCAAGATCATCACCGCCACCGAGCCCATCCAGGACATGAAGCCAACGATGCTCCTCGACAAGTTGTCGTACTGGCAACGCCTTCTCGATCGGGCCATCGTCATGCGGCCGACTGGGTCCGCGAAAGCGAACCGGCTCGTCCACGTCGCGATCTACGCTGTGCTCAAGGAAAGCTTCGATCTTTACAGAGATATATCTGAAGGGCTTACCCACATTCTTGATAGCTTCTTCCATATGCAATACCAAAATTGTGTCATTGCATTTCAAACTTGCATCAAAGCTGTGAAGCAATCTGATGAAGTCTCTGCTTTCTTCAACCTCTGCAAAAGCTCAGGCATCGGAAGAATCTCCGAATATCCAACCGTGCAAACGATATCCGAAGAATTGATAGAATCTCTTCAAGAATTCTTGAAAGATCAATCATCCTTAGTCAGCAAGCCGGCGGCGACGAGCCAGATCGCTGCCCCGACGCCGGTGGCAGTGAAACAGGCAGCTGCCCTGGCGCCGGTGCGGACGAGGTCCGTCGCTCAAAAGAGCCACCGCGCGCAGTCGGAGTTCTCGGTTGCGACGGACGACGTCTCTGACGAGGGGTCCGAGGCCGAGTCCCTGGGCGCCCCCTCGTTGGAGGAGCTGATCGAGGCGTCCGGGACGTGGAAGAGCCGCGGCATTTCCATTGATCTCGAGGCTTATTCGACGTTCAAGCCCGAGGACGCGTTCGGGGTGAGCGACACCGGCTCCAGCCGATCGCTGCCGGTATCGGTTAGCGCCGATCTGATGTCGCTCGACGATTGGTCGGTGGAGGACAACGACGAAGACGACGATCTGGAACCCCGGCGGAGGGAGAAATTGGGGACGTTGCTATCGAAAAATTGGGAAACTGTGCTAGCTGAAACAATGCCGACTAGGTCTACGCCAATGCCTCACATAGACATTGACGCAAACACCTTTTCTGCGTTCCCGGAAACCCTGAATGTCGATGGCGGAGGCGAGGAGGATCTGTTCCTGTTTGAGGTGGCAGAGGCGGCGCCGGTTGATCAGAATTTCAATCCTTTTGTAGAGAATTCGACGGAATTGGCGGCGGCGCCGACGTTTACTGCGGAAAATCCGAATGTGGGTTCGGTTGAAAATGATCCTTTTGCTTCTTGGGCTGATTTCTCCGATCAAGGtgccggcggcggcggagatcAGCAGAATTTGAAGGAGCAGCAAGAGCTGTGGCtgcaaaatcagaacaagattTTAGAGAAGAATTGCTCTTAG
- the LOC121759067 gene encoding receptor-like protein EIX2, with amino-acid sequence MISDKRIAIKFVLGVLFCAFVSGDSEVRCVEREREALLSFKNGLIYEHGHLSSWQSNECCKWYGVECSNATGHVISLQLNGVNLRGKVGSSLLELHQLNSLGLSWNDFGGIPIPEFIGSMKQLQHLYLRSSNFSGFVPPQIGNLTNLRALDLSYNSLRIENLDWLASLSLLSYLDLSHIDLSHANLLEHVTSLHFLRELHLAFCNISVVKHSASPHIRSLTSLRSLDLSFNSLSSTSIFIFVSELESLEILNLEYNQLNGSILDLRAFSSLKELYLSGNNLTGSIPLSIGQLSEIQVLDLSYNSLEGLVSESHFMKLHKLNTLDLSFNPLMLDIAPDWSPPFQLKTISLAGCSVGPYFPKWIRTQRNLSSLDVHGANITDEAPRWLWTTLSLLQHLHLSDNQISGIVPDLSTTSILHIDLSNNQFSSHIPLFPTNISGIYLGGNMFNGSLSSICETRHDNLRSLTLSNNQLAGEVPNCWEKMPNLLSLNLANNSFSGEIPASLGALGYNVALQMHGNNLWGELPYSLRHCQELRLIDVGGNLLTGEIPTWIGQMYNMHFLNLRGNKLHGGIPSQICNLTRIQVLDLSINKLDSIIPDCFNNFTALASTNILYYDLYFFGTNFDIMDENKQGGGYSSFQWKGQQLEYKKNLGLLKLIDFSSNRLNGSIPKSFSEMRGLNSLNLSGNSLTGTIIPDIGQMDMLNSLDLSHNQLSGNIPTSLAQIYSLGVLDVSNNNLSGKIPASTQLQSFHASAYAGNDGLCGDPLPKCQEDSSRPHATAPGENMNENNDINFSFMQRFGISMAFGFVFGFWGSCWLILQPAGYWF; translated from the coding sequence ATGATTTCTGATAAAAGAATTGCAATCAAATTTGTTCTTGGTGTTCTGTTCTGTGCGTTTGTTTCGGGAGATTCAGAAGTGAGATGcgtggagagggagagagaagctCTTCTAAGCTTCAAGAATGGCCTCATCTACGAGCATGGCCATCTGTCGTCGTGGCAAAGCAACGAATGCTGCAAATGGTATGGCGTCGAGTGCAGCAACGCCACCGGCCACGTCATCAGCCTCCAGCTTAATGGTGTGAATTTAAGAGGTAAGGTTGGCTCCTCATTGCTTGAGTTGCATCAATTAAATTCTCTTGGCCTCAGTTGGAATGATTTTGGAGGCATTCCGATCCCGGAATTCATTGGCTCCATGAAACAGTTGCAACACTTGTATCTAAGGAGTTCTAACTTTTCCGGGTTTGTCCCTCCTCAGATAGGGAACCTTACCAACCTACGCGCACTTGATCTCTCGTATAACTCTTTGAGGATTGAGAATCTCGATTGGCTTGCAAGTCTCTCTTTGTTGTCTTATCTTGATCTGAGTCACATTGACCTAAGTCATGCCAATTTGTTAGAACATGTCACAAGTCTTCATTTTCTACGTGAATTGCACTTGGCCTTCTGTAACATTAGTGTTGTCAAGCATTCTGCTTCTCCTCATATAAGGAGCCTTACCAGCCTACGCTCACTTGATCTCTCGTTTAACTCTTTAAGTTCTACatctatatttatatttgtttcGGAGTTGGAATCACTTGAAATATTGAACCTGGAATATAATCAACTCAATGGATCAATACTAGACCTGAGAGCATTTTCTTCACTGAAAGAATTGTACCTTTCCGGGAATAACTTGACAGGCTCCATTCCTCTAAGTATCGGCCAACTCTCGGAGATTCAAGTTCTAGACCTTTCTTATAACTCTTTGGAAGGTTTAGTCTCCGAATCCCACTTTATGAAGCTCCATAAGTTAAACACACTAGATTTATCCTTCAATCCACTGATGTTGGATATTGCCCCGGATTGGAGTCCTCCTTTTCAGTTGAAAACTATATCGTTAGCTGGGTGCAGCGTGGGGCCGTATTTTCCAAAATGGATCCGAACACAGAGGAATTTGTCATCCCTTGATGTCCATGGTGCCAATATAACAGATGAAGCGCCAAGGTGGTTGTGGACTACGCTTTCTTTATTACAACACTTACATCTCTCCGACAATCAAATAAGTGGTATAGTTCCGGATCTCTCAACCACCTCCATCCTGCACATTGATCTAAGCAACAATCAATTCTCAAGTCATATACCATTATTTCCTACCAATATTAGTGGTATTTACTTGGGTGGAAATATGTTCAATGGTTCACTTTCATCTATTTGCGAAACTCGCCATGATAATCTTAGATCCCTTACCCTCTCAAACAATCAGTTGGCAGGAGAGGTTCCGAACTGCTGGGAGAAAATGCCCAACTTACTCTCCCTCAATTTGGCAAACAATAGTTTTTCGGGTGAAATTCCAGCCTCTCTGGGGGCTTTAGGGTACAATGTTGCACTGCAGATGCATGGTAACAATTTATGGGGCGAGTTGCCTTACAGTTTGAGACATTGCCAAGAATTGAGATTGATTGATGTTggagggaatttgttaacaggAGAGATCCCCACTTGGATTGGGCAGATGTATAACATGCATTTTCTAAACCTTCGTGGAAATAAATTGCATGGCGGTATTCCTTCCCAGATATGCAACCTTACTAGAATTCAAGTTTTGGACTTGTCGATAAACAAGTTGGATTCGATCATACCTGATTGCTTCAACAATTTTACAGCCTTGGCCAGTACGAATATCTTATATTATGATCTGTATTTTTTCGGTACAAATTTTGATATTATGGACGAAAATAAGCAGGGTGGAGGATATTCATCGTTTCAATGGAAAGGTCAGCAATTGGAATACAAGAAAAATCTGGGGCTTCTCAAACTCATTGATTTCTCAAGCAATAGATTGAACGGCAGCATTCCAAAATCATTTTCTGAGATGAGGGGATTAAATTCCTTGAATCTATCAGGAAATAGTTTGACCGGGACTATAATTCCTGACATTGGTCAAATGGATATGTTGAATTCTCTTGATCTATCACACAACCAACTCTCTGGCAACATACCAACCAGTCTCGCACAAATATACTCTCTTGGCGTTCTTGATGTGTCGAACAACAACTTGTCCGGGAAAATTCCAGCAAGTACTCAACTTCAAAGCTTCCATGCTTCGGCTTATGCCGGGAATGATGGACTCTGTGGCGACCCTCTGCCAAAGTGCCAAGAAGATAGCTCCAGGCCACACGCCACTGCACCTGGGGAAAACATGAATgagaacaacgacatcaacttCTCGTTTATGCAGCGATTTGGCATATCAATGGCCTTTGGTTTTGTTTTTGGATTTTGGGGGAGTTGCTGGCTTATTCTTCAACCTGCTGGATATTGGTTCTAA
- the LOC121759070 gene encoding receptor-like protein EIX2: MVSSTRVVFSRRGKATNAANAMVLSAATPRAGHVTTLHLNNADYDVALQGEVRSSLNELHHLNYLDLSGNDFGDAKVSCMEREREALLSFKNGLIDDHGHLSSWQSDECCEWYGVECNNTTRHVITLRVNGVKLRGKIGSSLLELHHLDYLDLSRNDFGGIPIPELIVSMKQLQHLYLGSSNFSGIVPIQIGNLTNLRSLDLSYNSLKTENLDWLLSSIPIRVGQLSKLQLLDLSHNSLEGLVSESHFVKHDKLNTLDLSFNSLIFDIPLDWSPPFQLKTLCLASGANIADEAPEWFWNSSSLIQNLYLYDNQIRGTVPNLSSTSIEFMDLSVNQFSEPTLWQNTYKFGRNIHSLGVLDLSNNNLLGKIPTSTQLHSFDASSYAGNDGLCGDPLPKCLDDRLRPSTINPGVNMNERDSNNFSFMEEVGISMGFGFIFGFWGVVGSIILKKSWRIAFFNLFDDCCVCIQMETKLK, encoded by the exons ATGGTCTCATCGACGAGGGTGGTATTCTCTCGTCGTGGCAAAGCAACGAATGCTGCAAATGCCATGGTGTTGAGTGCAGCAACACCACGGGCGGGCCATGTCACCACTCTCCATCTTAATAATGCTGATTATGATGTTGCGTTGCAAGGCGAGGTTCGTTCTTCGTTGAATGAGTTGCATCATTTAAATTATCTTGACCTGAGTGGGAATGATTTTGGAG ATGCAAAAGTGAGTTGcatggagagggagagagaagctCTTCTAAGCTTCAAGAATGGCCTCATTGATGACCATGGCCATCTCTCGTCATGGCAAAGCGATGAATGCTGCGAATGGTATGGTGTTGAGTGCAACAACACTACTCGCCATGTCATCACCCTCCGTGTTAATGGCGTGAAATTAAGAGGTAAGATTGGTTCTTCATTGCTTGAGTTGCATCATCTGGATTATCTTGACCTCAGTCGGAATGATTTTGGAGGCATTCCAATCCCGGAACTCATTGTTTCCATGAAACAGTTGCAACACTTGTATCTAGGGAGTTCTAACTTTTCTGGGATTGTTCCTATTCAGATAGGGAACCTTACCAACCTGCGCTCACTTGATCTCTCGTATAACTCTTTGAAAACTGAGAATCTTGATTGGCTTTTAA GTTCCATTCCAATTAGGGTTGGCCAACTCTCCAAGCTTCAACTTCTAGATCTTTCTCATAATTCTTTGGAAGGTTTAGTCTCTGAATCCCACTTCGTCAAGCATGATAAGTTAAACACACTCGACTTATCCTTCAATTCATTGATCTTCGATATTCCCCTCGATTGGAGCCCTCCTTTCCAGTTGAAAACACTATGCTTAGCCAG TGGTGCCAATATAGCAGATGAAGCCCCAGAGTGGTTTTGGAATTCGTCTTCTTTAATACAGAACTTATATCTCTACGACAATCAAATAAGGGGTACAGTTCCGAATCTATCGTCCACCTCCATCGAGTTCATGGATCTTAGTGTCAATCAGTTTTCAG AACCAACTCTCTGGCAAAATACCTACAAGTTTGGCAGAAATATACACTCTCTTGGTGTTCTTGATTTGTCAAACAACAATTTGCTTGGAAAAATCCCAACAAGCACTCAACTTCACAGCTTTGATGCATCATCTTATGCTGGGAATGATGGACTCTGTGGTGACCCTCTGCCAAAGTGCCTCGACGATAGGTTGAGGCCATCCACCATAAATCCGGGGGTAAACATGAATGAGAGAGACAGCAACAACTTCTCATTTATGGAAGAAGTTGGTATATCAATGGGCTTTGGTTTTATCTTTGGATTTTGGGGAGTTGTTGGTTCAATCATATTGAAGAAATCATGGAGAATTGCATTCTTCAATTTGTTTGATGATTGTTGTGTTTGTATCCAAATGGAGACGAAGCTAAAGTAA